The segment ATGATATACTTAATTTACtgaagaaataaatatgaatgtaaaacAAATTGCAAGTTTCTTCATGTCCACAATtgaataaaacacatatttgaaacttataaacaagtaaatatattttgaagaagCTTAAAATTACTGATTACGGATAACCAGGACATTGctataaaaacaaatacttcACGCATATTACTGACAAACTAGTGATGAAGACATTGTCCCGGCGAGTGACACTTATGAAAATGTATCTTCAAgttcttataataattgaaagaaATTGGTACATTAGGACCGTGTAGAGTTTTAAATTGGGCAAGtagtttataaaaacaattttctttatacaaaaaaaaaaaacaatattttcaaatgcCTGTCTGTACCTTCCAAAGCGCAGATTTTCGCAGGGAAGTGTAGGGATTTAAAATGTTGGCCGTGACATCCTGAATGACCTGTAGTAAGTTTCATTTTAACGAAATATGAAGCACGCAAGTATATGAAAAAAactctaaaattaattaaaattttctcttaaattaATGCATATCTCAGAAAAGTTACACCAAGGTAATAGTTTCAGCAGTctaccaaaaaaaaacttttcgaTTCCTTGATCTTCAAATTGAACTAACCCTAAGTCCACGATTTAGTGATATGGAACTAGTGTGCGCCACCGTAGTGGTGTAATATAACCCTTAGAAGTAAAAATGCTGTCAATGTTTTTAAGGCCAGAATTCACCGATATCATGTAAAAATagatcattaaataataataataaaattattataaagaggaTACATTTCAAAATTCGTTTTCTCTTAAGTACCTTTGATGGtacatttacatatattttatgaaaatctgctacttttattattattacaaccagatactacaattttatttaaatggtccTATAGATGAATTACACTAATAACGCATAATAAATACGAGATAGGACAATAACATAGTACTCTGGGACAactcggggactcagtgctttATGAACGGCTAAAtcaattgtgtgtcttctaccgcatttatcacggggagtgttccgaagagctgtttcacctgattcctaccgccgaattccacctacgcacgacacgccacgaattaagatatcatccccaccatctggatgtgtggcgttcctccacagagcggtttttgaagaattttcTTCCACGCCTTACAAAGCTTTGttatgagtttccttgtgcacACCGCAcatccgggacaatacgacatgggcaccatcgaaaaaagcacgtacaacttccttaaaggccggcaacaatcctgttattcctctggtgctgcgagagaatgtgggcggcggtgatcacttaacatcaggtgacccgtacgcttgtttgtcctccttcacACAAATTGTCCATAGTTTCATTTGAATAAGATTTTGACGTGCAAAATTTCTAATTGCAGTTTTAAGGATGTCTCCGGCAGCATCGTTTGGTGAGCGATGGGCCCGTGACAACCTGATAAGGAAAACGTCACCTGATGAGCTGAGTGTCCTCAATTTGTTTCCATTGACTTGTGATGGAGATGAAGAGGAAGCAGCTACAAGAGCTCGGAAGTACTACAATGCAAGAGGACCTGGTGGACTAACAGAGCTATGGCACAAACGGCATCCAGATGATGAAGATATACTATCAAGCTGTCAAGATGTGTAAGTTTTACATTCTTACTAAGGCTGGAaaccgagccaatggccttgagtaATCGATCGGAGCTACGTTACCTCTCTCGAACAAGAAGGCCATAGTTTCAATTGAGAATTAGAAGCATATTTAATTCATTAccaacataatacaattttccgTACAAAAGTATGTCATGTATAGTATAggtttacaattaataaattttcgtacaatttttatgtagattgattgATTAGCgaggctccaactgtaaaaattagggtattttggtgatttttttcgcactgctttttaaaatacaattgtaaaaaaaaatgaatttacttctcatattctgtagatatatataaatattttatatatataaatattttttgtaagaaTATCAGCGTTATATAAACGGTCGAGAAATGGTTACAgctatgcgctattttggcgatttcttgggatagggATACCTTAAGATACCTTAAAGGCATAACATTTATTCAGTAATTCGCTCTCCACCGGATCGCACTatagtatcgcgcactcggttggtcATTGTCATTCGTTGTTactattaaaagtttttatggTTCACTATTTTGGCGATAATGGCTTACAcataaaagatatatatatgCTGTCACGGGCTTTTTTGTAGgactatttaagataaatatttccATTACAGATTATATATGTGTAAATCCGACGAATTTctgttacaatattgtattttttttttattaatttatatagcgATACAACGTTTGTCGGGACAGATCTTACAAAAGTATTCGTTTGTGACTCAATTACAACCAaagcaaaatattaaaagaaatacatTGAGCTTAAAATACCACATGTTTTCATTACAGACctgggtcgataatttttgaaaccaaaaaaaataatagtaagatgaaacccattgaaaaaggaagagaatataaaatataataataaatattttgatggtgttaaaaaaattacattactatggtaaatgttcggaaaatttattaattaatatttatcctttcttttttgttatattctcatcCTTTTCCAAAGCGTTTCATCTAGGCTATTAGAGCTGAAGGTTTACAAAACTGTTGTATGTAATGATTCTTTAAATATCAAGACTAACCTAAATTAAACGAGCTGTCTAAATCTTATTTCTGCTAAGAACAAGAGCTTCATGAACATCTCCTGAGTATgcaaaaatgtaataaacaGTTACGAGAatacgcctacttcaataaattattttacgcCGGGGAAGAAGTTGATTTTTGTCCCGTCAGTCAAATATATCAGTCAATGTTGCAGTACGAGTATAATCATGTCAAATAGCTTGTTAATATtttagacataatattaagtatttaggGCACTTGGCTCttcggacagatggctgttggggcagtaagttcctcgaatggtgacacgtaccggaaggcgtagtgttggtaggccccccacaagagggaccgacgatctggtcaagatcgccggagtaggatggttgagggcagcgcaggaccgatcgtcatggcgatatttgggcgaggcctttgtccagcagtggatgccTTCCGGCTGGAATGATGATGATCATGATTAAGTATTTCGAAGACGAATGTTCTTCGTAATAAACAGAGATTAATTGGTACCTTTTAAGAGACTCTAACgaaattttatcttatttttaaatgttcagacattttattactaataattacAGGAAGGTAAACAAATAGGGCGCTTTTTCGAAAGTAATGTTTTGTTATTGCCTAAAACATTGCAGTAAGTGGTTTTTATcaaaccttaaaaaaaattattaattaaagggGTTAAAGAATTTTTGGCGTGAATAAAGAGTTTCATCTTATATACCACTCCAGTCCTAATCTCAAAgtgcaaaattttaattttaaaactaataattcaaaGAGTATCCAAATCTATATTTGTACCAAAAATTTTATCTtagtatcataatataaagttaatatctCGTCGATTCAGTTTCAAATataaagataagataagatacaTACGATTTAATTCATAAACAATGGTGAAATTCCAGATTTATAGTACCACTTCGCGCTCGGAGTGCCGGTGGCCGAAGATTGACGTTTGTGAAACTACCCGCAACCACAGCTTTATGTAGACCACTTGCTGCACGAGCTTTATTGGCACGGTGGCTCATGGTTTTGGATATAAGGTAATAAAgttaattcaaattcagatattttaattcacaataggatatgatatcattcatttaatattaataactacaACCTAAGTGTCTCTACTGGTCTACTCTCTATGGTTCTAGTAGTTCACACAACAAATGAAAAGCTGCATTTATGTTCATAGtcttatttctaataataatattatttataattttgtttatgcTTAGGATTGCAATTTTGTTGTTGCTAATGCTGAAAGTAAACATGGTTTTTAATCCCAAGCAGTATGGTAAATTAAACCTAAATTTATTTCATCGGATTATTAATTTAGAAAGAAAGGCAATAATATATAAGTGGGTAAATCTTACTttatcaaaagaaaataaacaaatgcCACACGATGGGTTTACAGACAGTCAAAAACGTGTAAAGACACTTCGTAATTAATTTTCGAAGAATTTAGGTTATTAATCAGACTATAATATGGTAAGATATCGCagtgatattatataatattctatgAATGATAGCGCCTTTTTTCTCTTCATATTATTGAATAGCAAAGTCAGATTTGGATAGCTGCAGGGCCTCTCCTAAAATCATGATGAACTACCAGCTAATAGTATACCAATACAATCAGCTGGTCATCAATGACCGAAAATGTGGCTTTTACCTTGGATAATCCGCTTATTCTTGTATCCTGAAAAACAATATTCAGTCACCTTGAAGACAAATATAGTGTTTCGTGGGTCAGATCACATACAATCGTATCCGGCAATAGCCGAAAACATAGTTTATCAGAGGTCATGAGATGCGATGCCAGACTTTCAAGAGTATACTTTAAGTTTGAAAGtacttataatattgacacactttttacagaaattatcttgccccaagttaagcatctatagcctgtggtatgggttacaagacaatgatatatttaatacaatatacttacttaaacatacataaattaatataaacatacataaatacatttaaacatctatgactcggaaacaaacatccatattcgtcatataaatgcttgcacctaccgggattcgaacccgggacctctagcttagtaggtaggatcgctaaccactcggctatacaggccGTCGTCGCTATACTTATACGAGTATCGTATCGGTTCAGTATAAGAAAGCTGTTTGTGCTAAATATCAGCTTTGTTATAGACAGtctttcaaagaaaaaattatagaaataaatattatgattgttacaTTGTCAGtgcattaatgaaaatttaatataagttcaaaaaaatcgtcacctttttactcttaatagtgattttcattattataaaactagaaataagggattgcttgtaactaatactagtgggcttcataagatacataatagctttaagggtacatgtaaacacttttataataaagtcccagccactgttcagggattatctgtaaataaatttaaatgtcttattAAAAAATGCCTTTGTCGTTAATCCACAGCtgtatatctaagtgatccgacagcctgggactagattctgataattttatagcaatagcaaatACAGTACAACATTGTACGTTTCAttaaaagagcgcagaaaaaagaatgctggaagagtttcttgcgccgcttcttctctagagagagaagaagcaacggaaacaaatggcactcagaggagtgccatttgtttccgaagcgctagtagtatctagtatattagaaatgacatcaaaaagaattcgaatTATGTATTTCCAGTCATTAACATGCTGAAATTTCACATTTTGATCAGCAAATGTGAATTACAGCATTTGGTATTAACCTGAATAGagaccataatattatttacattttttttatggaataggaggacaaacgagcgtacgggtcacctggtgttaagtgatcaccgccgcccacattctcttgcaacaccagaggaatcacaagagcgtttccggcctttaaggaaggtgtacgcgctttttttgaaggtacccatgtcgtatcgtcccggaaacaccgcacaaggtagctcattccacagctttgtagtacgtggaagaaagctccttgaaaaccgcactgtggcggaccgccacacatccagatggtggggatgatatcctaatttatggcgtgtcgtgcgaaggtggaatccggcggcaggaatcaggttgaacagctctttggaacactctccgtgataaatgcggtagaagacacacaataaagcgacgtctctacgcaacgccaagtgatccagccgttgagagagcactgggtccccgacaattcgagctgctctgcgttgcatgcggtcaaatggatcgagctgatactggggtgcgccagaccagcccatttacattaattattttattctgtaaAATTCCAGATTACGTGAGGATCCAACTCCGGGTGAAGAAGTAGTTGTTATAGATGTGTGTGACTTACAGCCCACGCATATCAAGAATCACTTCAAAGGGTCCTACTGGAAGGACTTCATAGGGTGCATGAGAGTAAGTACATATAATGGATATTGTATCAAAGTCAAGGTCGTTTCACGTGAgatatttactaaaaatatataaaaacaaaactagaaataaaagtaataaaagacGGAACTAATATTTAAGTAGACGATTCAAATATAAAGCGACCTTCACTCATccgtttatttttatgtttttttttatgaaaataagggacatgaCGAGttggacattcagctgatggtaattgatacgtcctgcccattacaatgcagtgccgctcaggattcttgaaaaacccaaaaattgagcggcactacaattgcgctcgtccccttgaggcccttcagaccgaaacacgataatgttgACAAATTACTGCAtaacggtagaaataggcgccgttgtagtacccaaaatctagccgacattctgtgcacaggagccttccactggtttaATGGAAGAAGGATATTTTATGccaaatttaatacaaaaaatatagcGAGTGTGCTTGCTGAAAATTTTCAGCaacataaatttatgtatatatatatatatataaattatatatatatatatataaaagagaatgtatgttcgtatgttccctaataactccttaactattcgaccgatctcaatgaaatcttttgtaattgaTTCATTGAAGCTCAAGgcaggtttacatatatagtttgtcgtgtcacaaTTTCACCTACGCAGTCACCCaagcatttaccatatctctcgaaccgtttattgacagaacaatgtctgtcgggtcagctagttatttaaaaataaaggatCTAACAAATGAAACGAATTTGTAGATTCGACTGCACTGAGTTCACTTACATGTTAGCATAGAatatttcctaatttttttagGGTTTATTTATTTGGGCGCGGACACTATAATTGACCATGTATCTGCTAGTAAGAGCCCCGAAAAATTGTATTCTCTTCTTGTTATATCCACCAATTTCTGACGGTTTTTAGTGCTGCCAGACACAAACACTGTCAGTCAGATAACTAGTCTTTATTCAAATATTGATTGATCCACTTTAACgagtaaaataaatagttgCAACAAATACTTTGCTTTCAGACCACGTACCCGATTCGATTCTCCGAAGTACACATAATCAATACTGGCCGACTAAAAGTGGTGTCTCTTCTCATGCTCCACATCGGACTCTACCCATGGCGCCGCAAGATAATTCACATGCATCAGAATATTCACAAGCTGAACAACATTATGGGAGCTGATTACTTTCCACCCGAAGGTCTACCATATGAATATGGAGGAAGAGCAGGTGCAATGAAGGATCTCAatggtaaatttaaaatttcatacagAAACAAGCGAAACTGGAatggcagtgagcagggcataTAATTCGACGGGCAGATGGCCAGTGCGGCAGAAAAATCCCCGATtcgcgaccacgtaccagaaaacgcagtgttggtaggcccctcacaacATTTTGGGAAGAGTAGACATGTTACAGTTACAAGAGTAGCATAAAGCTTACTTTAAATAACTACGATGATTATCTTGcctattatcttatttattattaactaaaatcGACAACAGTTCACAAAAGTTAAAGATGGAACGTTGCACGAAGTTTTCATTTACCTTAAACTTAatcttaaagttatttattcatgtaggtcaaaatattacacgaatgtcaaattgttacattttaccatatacttacaatatatatGACCTAACAGCCTGATAATGCATGACCAATTTGATCTGTTCAATCTGAGGCcacacatctctacgcaacaccaagaaTCAAGCCTGTTGGAGATGATTGATTGTTGATGAGTCCAACCGCTCTCCGTTGTGAGCAGAAAAATAGGGAAGCTGATACCGTGGAGCACCCACAGAAATGTGAAAAGAGTACTTATGAGGCTGAATTTGCACCTtttagttgcaggcggtggcttgaagtaaagtactgtctcgccttactgagtacaccaacgTTTTTAGAAGCCAATTTGCCCGTCTCTTGcgctttttttatgtaagaaataaaaaacgtGCAAGAGGCTTACATAACGGGGAATGGTGAGACAACCGCCAGGGGTCAACAGATACGTTGCCAGCCTTtcaggtgggagtatgctctattcAGGTCCCTAGGTCATACCGGTTCAGAAAAGCtaccggtaattgattccaaaaAATATCTGTGCGAGGCAAAAAATTTCACTCAGTATTTCTTGTCAACATAATGCGTGTGGAATTAGGGATTTTGAGTAACACTTTCTTTTCAAGTAAACTTTCGCAGTATTATATCTCAAACTCCTCGCGTTTGCACGCGATATGCTTAATAAGGgtattaagttttgtttattattaatatatttttcccAACCACCTCGCTCCTCCTTATATTCTATGAAATCAATTGACCTTATCCTTCCTTATCCACCCTCTTGTCATGAGCCGGCCATCTCACCTTCAGATTTCAAGGGTTACTAGCTAAACCgagagacgttgttctgttcataataaataaaagctccctgttgttataatgaaattgtttcacagcagaactgtcaaattgagcgtcaataaattatctcatagaaaatatgtccatacaaaataaataatgaaaataaaaataattatgggttgcAAATCCAAATAaaatctatcctatctctcgagttggactaaactgaactccccccattaaaatccgttctatGTGTAAgatttcactggaaacaaacatcgggacactagatttatatcttatatctgtttattttattatttggactataatttttcaataacttGGCAttaattctatatttatttcagaCGAATGGACGAAGAAACTTCTACTTAACTCGAAGTGGCTCCAAAAAGAAGAAAGGAAGTTCTACCAAACAGAATTAAAGTCAGATAGTCGCAGAAGACATAGAAACTCTCTGAAGAATTTGCTGAGTAACAGTTCCTATGACATTTCAAGGAGTCAGTCATGTCGGTCTCTTGACACCAACATTGACGAAAGTGCCTATGGCGCTTATAGGTTACTGAAGTTGGATAATACTTTTCACgtataaaattgattttatggtaggaaattttaatttttaaaacaaaacaaacactTGCATTGTATTATAGTATTGACATTCgatataattaattgtttaaaagCTTAATGATGATATATGGTCAGATATATGTTCTAAGTAAAATGtttgattaaaaatttacttatGGGCCTACCTAAAAGTGGCCTGTTTGCGAGTAACTTATGACGTGTATTTTCAGAGGCTGTGGTTATTAGTTAGTTACCATAGCACAATCCTCGCCCACTTCGGATttctagtttttatttaaattttgaatactgTTTAGAATCACAACTTAAGCACTTAAGGCCAAAACATGAAATTTTTCTTCCAAAGCGAATTTGTTAAGAGTTTGTGACATAAGGGACAGTATTATTTGATCTTCTCAAATCTAATTGATCTATTGTAAATctgtactttttaaaaataaatactcttttttatgttttatcttGATATTAGTTATTTCGTCAACGTTAGTTGAGAAAGTTACggctaaattataaataattacattcaaGATAACATGATGAGTATGTTCAAGCATACTCAAATAATATTCAGtattcaaacataatattttaacgtCTTTTTATGTATCACAAATATTAATTGCACTTCGAGCTCGTTTAAAAGCCAAATGGGCAATGACAAAACTATCCGCACTAGACTCGCTTCTAAATCGTTTCTAGGTCTACTCGTTTCTCGCTCATCGCCGGCGTTGGATCAAGAGCCTTAAAACAGAATGTTATATAACGTGAGTTCTAtagacaaaaacaaaaaaaaatactcatgaAATCTAATGGAGCCAGCTTTAATTAAATATCCCTTTATGCTCTATCTCagcagctttttttttatggaataggaggacaaacgagcaaacgggtcacctgttgttaagtgatcaccgccgcccacaatctcttgcaaaaccagaggaatcacaggagcgttgccggcctttaaggaaggtgtacgcgctgtaTTGTACTGTACTGTCTGGAGCATATCGCttgatttcactccaggtctttacGATGGTATAAACTTCGTCAATGATAGTACGCCGTCAGGTTTACTATAGTCGTTTATGTTTCCTGGGGATTCCAGTATATAGGGTTTGCTTTCGGTTTATGGTGATTTAGTATATGGTTAGGATCGCAATGAATCGATTTTGGGAACGCTGAAATGAAGTCACGATCGATCAGCAAATCTTACATCGCAAAATTGGTAGAAAGTTGACATAGTTATACAATTCACGtgtttaaataagattttatacTTTCAGCTAATAACTATAtgtcaattaataatttattatgagtTAATTTTGCTAGTTCTTATTGATTTAATATGGACCCCATTCGGGTAAAAGTCTCCTCCATCTATTTCCATCTCTCTCTatcctggcctattttcatccATTCCGTTCTGCTATCGCTAGTATTATCGACCCACCGCTCTTGGGTCTTTTCCCTATCACCTAAGTACTATGAACTAATTATAAACAAGATGGAGAGAAAGAGACATGCGGGGCGTAGAAGACAATCCTGGCTACGGAATATGTGATAGTAGACCGGGATTACATTCGTTGGAAAACTTACCCATCTTTCTGGAGATAGGGACAAATTCAAGAAGATAACGGCCTACCTTCGTGAGTGAAGAGGCActtaaagaagaagaaaaacttTGTTCATTCAACATTTTGTGGGCTACCCTAAACGCAATATATCTCAAGTCTACAAcagaaaataatc is part of the Leptidea sinapis chromosome 13, ilLepSina1.1, whole genome shotgun sequence genome and harbors:
- the LOC126967386 gene encoding uncharacterized protein LOC126967386 produces the protein MSPAASFGERWARDNLIRKTSPDELSVLNLFPLTCDGDEEEAATRARKYYNARGPGGLTELWHKRHPDDEDILSSCQDVFIVPLRARSAGGRRLTFVKLPATTALCRPLAARALLARWLMVLDIRLREDPTPGEEVVVIDVCDLQPTHIKNHFKGSYWKDFIGCMRTTYPIRFSEVHIINTGRLKVVSLLMLHIGLYPWRRKIIHMHQNIHKLNNIMGADYFPPEGLPYEYGGRAGAMKDLNDEWTKKLLLNSKWLQKEERKFYQTELKSDSRRRHRNSLKNLLSNSSYDISRSQSCRSLDTNIDESAYGAYRLLKLDNTFHV